In Cryptomeria japonica chromosome 10, Sugi_1.0, whole genome shotgun sequence, a genomic segment contains:
- the LOC131060758 gene encoding protein FAF-like, chloroplastic has product MMNVYKSFQSYLGAPEERSAELKGIGSILSEVDVEAKQSSSSSQSLRRTLSGDMLSQGWMSRENSLRKSCSFYELSRKSYSECEEFSDSDSEDRSEEEEEEEEEDGDIFSMTDEEEKEDKEEVVMDKNCGDLWSLIQSEKKQQKDSESSFFALMAPTNKELKVDSSKWEPCKPYVHPAKRKSTLSDQSLRLCTESLGCESGTDCSYPSLSDTEDCSSASSEDNFSVFGEEEEQVEEEQESISAENLKISDNVSGSEQEKAIKRTRSFPPPLSSIARSDGSCIHMRSFKQDGRLLLKAVPVETSQKYLTVRREDGRLQLHLIRTQLQELSPEEEKIPAEHEFNAQKSTAEEKQLQQQQSKSSAFSDLSNFRRHVLRSEYQNPSSNKEVPLNLNMNSAAKGKSLLLKNEQLQGSNLTCSKEMNSFSKVPSAAAAYTGFGHLVAASYTGCEDFLQERPSQSLITSPTLLYYQPNNHNSAAGDFESKSLPKFPCNESFRRCQVRQWLTKFGEPRCIAIS; this is encoded by the coding sequence atgatgaACGTTTACAAGAGCTTTCAATCTTACCTTGGCGCTCCTGAGGAGCGCAGCGCAGAGCTGAAAGGGATCGGTTCGATTCTCAGTGAAGTCGATGTGGAGGCGAAACAGAGTAGCAGCAGCAGCCAGTCTTTGAGGAGGACTCTGTCTGGGGACATGTTGTCGCAAGGATGGATGTCGCGGGAGAATTCGCTGAGGAAATCTTGTTCCTTTTACGAGCTTTCCCGCAAATCTTACTCCGAGTGTGAAGAATTTTCAGACTCGGACTCAGAAGATCGGagtgaggaggaagaagaagaagaagaagaagatggagatatcTTTTCCATGACCGacgaagaagagaaagaagacaagGAGGAAGTTGTCATGGACAAGAATTGCGGCGATCTGTGGAGCCTGATTCAGTCCGAGAAGAAGCAGCAGAAAGATTCAGAATCTTCATTTTTTGCTCTCATGGCGCCTACCAACAAAGAACTCAAGGTCGATTCTTCAAAATGGGAGCCTTGCAAGCCATATGTGCATCCGGCTAAAAGAAAAAGCACGCTGAGTGACCAGAGTCTTCGCCTTTGCACCGAATCTCTCGGCTGCGAGAGCGGCACGGACTGCTCTTATCCGTCCCTCAGCGACACAGAAGACTGTAGCTCAGCTTCTTCCGAAGACAATTTCTCTGTTTTCggagaagaagaggagcaagtggAGGAGGAGCAGGAGAGCATTTCTGCGGAAAATTTAAAGATTTCCGACAATGTGAGCGGATCAGAGCAAGAAAAGGCGATCAAGAGAACAAGATCGTTTCCTCCGCCTCTTTCTTCAATTGCCAGAAGCGACGGCTCCTGCATCCACATGCGCTCTTTCAAGCAAGACGGCAGGCTTCTCCTCAAGGCCGTGCCAGTGGAAACTTCTCAAAAATATTTGACCGTGCGTCGCGAAGATGGCCGCTTGCAGCTCCATTTGATCCGCACACAACTGCAAGAGCTTTCTCCGGAGGAAGAAAAGATTCCAGCAGAGCATGAATTCAATGCTCAGAAGTCCACAGCAGAGGAGAAGCAGCTCCAGCAGCAACAATCAAAGAGCTCTGCATTCTCTGACCTCTCCAATTTCAGGCGACACGTTCTGAGATCAGAATATCAGAATCCGTCAAGCAACAAAGAGGTGCCCCTAAATCTCAACATGAATTCCGCTGCCAAGGGGAAGAGCCTGTTACTCAAGAACGAGCAGCTCCAAGGTTCCAATCTCACCTGCTCCAAAGAAATGAATTCCTTCTCCAAAGTACCTTCTGCCGCTGCTGCCTACACTGGATTTGGACATCTTGTCGCCGCTTCCTACACTGGATGTGAAGATTTTCTGCAGGAAAGGCCCTCACAGAGCTTAATTACCAGTCCCACCCTGCTATACTACCAGCCTAACAACCACAATTCTGCGGCCGGCGATTTCGAATCCAAGTCTTTGCCCAAATTTCCGTGCAATGAAAGTTTCCGGCGATGCCAGGTGAGGCAGTGGTTGACTAAATTTGGGGAGCCTCGCTGCATTGCCATTTCTTGA